Proteins encoded within one genomic window of Paucidesulfovibrio longus DSM 6739:
- a CDS encoding YkgJ family cysteine cluster protein: MRSRISKKNKKNRSSASMRPAQGAALACAVPDVSQEELHEAFARRVTEDRLAAVSAALEEAPSVASLCRVVEESYGLFDELLADMDLEPPLACARGCSHCCYNQISLTPPEAIYLGLFVLEKYRGAALEQVHERLQTILDLIRGKSRTEIGTIRHLLPCPFLEDGACAVHSARPLVCRGWNSVNAEHCRRANDYQDPLTMIENHALPRLLAEAIQLGLLHGSRVHGLEAGFLVITRAVRLMLDHGVGECAADWLQGRPFFGRGTSW, encoded by the coding sequence ATGCGCAGCCGTATTTCCAAGAAAAACAAGAAGAATCGTTCTTCCGCTTCCATGCGTCCGGCGCAGGGCGCGGCCTTGGCCTGCGCTGTTCCCGATGTTTCGCAGGAAGAGCTGCACGAGGCCTTTGCCCGCCGCGTGACCGAGGACCGCCTGGCGGCCGTTTCGGCCGCTCTGGAGGAGGCGCCCAGCGTGGCCTCGCTCTGCCGCGTGGTGGAGGAGTCCTACGGACTTTTCGACGAACTGCTCGCGGACATGGATCTCGAGCCTCCCCTGGCCTGCGCGCGCGGGTGCAGCCATTGCTGCTACAATCAGATATCCCTGACGCCGCCCGAAGCGATCTACCTGGGGCTTTTCGTGCTGGAGAAGTATCGCGGCGCAGCCTTGGAACAGGTTCACGAGCGGTTGCAGACCATATTGGACCTGATCCGGGGCAAATCGCGCACCGAGATCGGGACCATACGACATCTGCTGCCCTGCCCTTTTCTGGAGGACGGAGCCTGCGCCGTGCATTCCGCGCGTCCCCTGGTCTGCCGGGGCTGGAACTCGGTCAACGCGGAGCATTGCCGCCGCGCCAACGACTACCAGGATCCCCTGACCATGATCGAAAACCATGCGCTGCCGCGCCTGCTGGCCGAAGCCATTCAGCTCGGCCTGCTCCACGGCTCCCGCGTCCACGGCCTGGAAGCGGGCTTTCTGGTCATCACCAGGGCGGTGCGGCTCATGCTCGATCACGGCGTGGGCGAGTGCGCCGCGGACTGGTTGCAGGGGCGTCCGTTCTTCGGGCGCGGAACGTCCTGGTAG
- a CDS encoding flavin reductase family protein gives MNRQAIGGKCALYPSLTTIVGAEVDGRPNWMTIAHVGIMNHAMGEFPQYLSIGVHPSHHTSAGIRAHGEFSINIPSRAMLAETDYVGIVSGKNTDKSGIFPVQNGKLAHAPMIADCPISIECRLAQTVMAGEHEIFIGEVAETWIDEKCLTEGKPDLKKVDPILFDFTRILYWSLGEIIGKPWNAGKALKNRER, from the coding sequence ATGAACAGGCAAGCCATCGGCGGCAAGTGCGCCCTCTACCCTTCCCTGACCACCATCGTCGGAGCCGAGGTGGACGGCAGGCCGAACTGGATGACCATCGCCCACGTGGGCATCATGAACCACGCCATGGGCGAGTTCCCGCAATACCTGTCCATCGGCGTGCACCCCTCCCACCACACCAGCGCGGGCATCCGCGCGCACGGGGAATTCAGCATCAACATCCCGTCCCGGGCCATGCTCGCGGAAACGGACTACGTGGGCATCGTCAGCGGCAAGAACACGGACAAGAGCGGGATATTTCCGGTCCAGAACGGCAAGCTGGCGCATGCGCCCATGATCGCGGACTGCCCCATCTCCATCGAATGCCGTCTCGCCCAGACCGTCATGGCGGGCGAGCACGAAATCTTCATCGGCGAGGTTGCGGAAACCTGGATCGACGAAAAATGCCTGACCGAAGGCAAGCCGGACCTGAAAAAGGTCGATCCGATCCTTTTCGACTTCACGCGCATCCTGTATTGGTCGCTGGGCGAAATCATCGGCAAGCCTTGGAACGCGGGCAAGGCGCTGAAGAACCGGGAGCGCTGA
- a CDS encoding amino acid ABC transporter permease — translation MAFQFEPSVVIETLPMLTRGLKLTIIITLGGLGLGFFLGATAGLMKLSRSLLVRKLAGFYVETIRGTPMLVQAMFLYFGVPMAAGIRIPPLMAGILVIAVNSGAYIAEIVRGAVQSINPGQMEAARSIGLRRRDAMIYVIWPQAFKRMIPPLGNQFIISLKDTSLLMVIGVGELLRTGQEIVAVNFRAFEVYLAVALVYLVMTNSISWALRRLEMRLQLKGGR, via the coding sequence ATGGCATTCCAATTCGAACCCAGCGTGGTCATAGAGACGCTGCCCATGCTCACGCGCGGCCTCAAGCTGACCATCATCATCACCCTCGGCGGGCTGGGCCTCGGCTTTTTCCTCGGCGCCACCGCCGGACTGATGAAGCTCTCGCGCAGCCTGCTGGTGCGCAAGCTCGCCGGCTTCTATGTGGAAACCATCCGCGGCACCCCCATGCTCGTCCAGGCCATGTTTCTGTATTTCGGCGTGCCCATGGCCGCCGGCATACGCATCCCGCCGCTGATGGCGGGCATCCTGGTCATCGCGGTCAACTCCGGCGCCTACATCGCCGAGATCGTGCGCGGTGCGGTCCAGTCCATCAACCCCGGCCAGATGGAAGCGGCCCGCTCCATCGGCCTGCGCCGCAGGGACGCCATGATCTACGTGATCTGGCCCCAGGCCTTCAAACGCATGATCCCGCCCCTGGGCAACCAGTTCATCATCAGCCTCAAGGACACCTCCCTGCTCATGGTCATCGGCGTCGGCGAACTGCTGCGCACCGGGCAGGAAATCGTGGCCGTGAACTTCCGGGCCTTCGAGGTCTACCTCGCCGTGGCCCTGGTCTACCTGGTCATGACCAATTCCATTTCCTGGGCCTTGCGGCGGCTGGAAATGCGCCTGCAACTCAAGGGCGGCCGCTAG
- a CDS encoding response regulator — MNTHTATGTRPRLRISHKLTLAFFLFAAAISALTTFAFYEAASRQVMNDIRHRLRDVVGVAVSVVDVEDYQKLHSPDQDGSPEFLAVRSSLQKVRDAASDVKYIYTLDQLPDGTIRFVVDGESDPDDAIPLFQPYDDASPLLRERFAGLNEPLVENAFYTDEWGSWLSGYAPFYDADGKRLGVLGVDISAETVALYKAQLLNRALAIFGLTLPLILFAGAYLGKRIGQPIIAIKEGAERIGQGDLDTRVQVDSNDEVGILAESLNQMAEKLAQGRRELSDMVEQYRNIFENASEGIYQSTMDGRLITANTALVRMLGFETLDEFTSEIRSLGERVYVNAEDRRNFLLKLREEGRVEGMRLKLRRRDGVEFWVEDSAHYARSRTGETIIEGMVQDISARMERERAEQERRAAEAASQAKSEFLANMSHEIRTPLNAVMGLTDLLMRTEGTPRQMDYFRKIKSSSQTLLSVINDILDFSKIEAGRLELEEVRFSLYEVMANISEMFSHKAHEHDVELLVSIAEGTPCALVGDPVRLGQVLINLTGNALKFTKQGEVLVEVRPAELPADASGESLAALEFAVRDTGIGIAPDRLDTIFDSFTQADSSTTRKFGGTGLGLSICKQITRLMGGSIRAESRGEGTGSSFVFTAVFRTQPSENEIKHLPPKDLRGLRVLIVDDNSTARGILAAAVNSFHMEAHTADSGQKGLEMMAAADPPYDLVLLDWKMPELNGLETAKRIKRDLKLDKTPIVCMVSAYGREDLIQQAEKSFLDAFLHKPVNQSFLFDTIMELFGRNAYTVSGGQPIQADELKPAEHLAGADVLLVEDNEINREVAGEWLRTARMRVRIAENGLRALEALAPDAGPLPDVVLMDIQMPELDGLEATRRLRRDPRLAKLPIIAMTAHALKGDRERCLEAGMNDYVTKPIDPRQLFTALANWVEEKDRTPAEPPCDPEQADATCVPSLPDALPGIALQDGLFRANNNVALYRKLLRTFLRDFSGTQDRMRALLARSDADEARLLAHSIKGVAGNIGAANLSALAAEVETALKSHALETDSQLWDDFTESLEQVLSGLREAALDTVPAPGGADAAVDVDRDSLLAELEKIEPLLDDDLDEARNALERLSASLGAAAGAELRDNLLEQIDNFEIDEALETVKAIRAVLAG, encoded by the coding sequence ATGAACACGCATACCGCCACCGGAACGCGGCCCAGGCTGCGCATCTCCCACAAGCTCACCCTTGCCTTCTTCCTCTTTGCGGCGGCCATCAGCGCGCTGACCACCTTCGCTTTCTACGAGGCCGCCTCCCGGCAGGTCATGAACGACATCCGCCACCGCCTGCGCGACGTGGTCGGCGTGGCCGTGTCCGTGGTGGACGTGGAGGACTACCAGAAGCTGCACTCCCCGGACCAGGACGGCTCACCGGAATTCCTGGCCGTTCGCAGCAGCCTGCAAAAAGTCCGCGACGCCGCCTCGGACGTGAAATACATCTACACGCTGGACCAGCTGCCCGACGGCACCATCCGTTTCGTTGTGGACGGAGAATCCGACCCGGACGACGCCATTCCCCTGTTCCAGCCCTACGACGACGCCAGCCCGCTGCTGCGCGAGCGCTTCGCGGGCCTGAACGAGCCCCTGGTGGAGAACGCATTCTACACCGACGAGTGGGGTTCCTGGCTTTCGGGCTACGCCCCCTTTTACGACGCGGACGGCAAACGCCTCGGCGTGCTCGGCGTGGACATCTCCGCCGAAACCGTCGCCCTCTACAAGGCCCAGCTGCTGAACCGCGCCCTGGCCATCTTCGGCCTGACCCTGCCCCTGATCCTCTTTGCCGGGGCCTACCTCGGCAAACGCATCGGCCAGCCCATCATCGCCATCAAGGAAGGCGCGGAGCGCATCGGCCAGGGCGACCTGGATACCCGCGTCCAGGTCGATTCCAACGACGAGGTGGGCATCCTGGCCGAAAGCCTGAACCAGATGGCCGAGAAGCTCGCCCAGGGCCGCCGCGAGCTGAGCGACATGGTGGAGCAGTACCGCAACATCTTCGAAAACGCCTCCGAGGGCATCTACCAGTCCACCATGGACGGCCGCCTGATCACGGCCAACACGGCCTTGGTCCGCATGCTCGGATTCGAAACGCTGGACGAATTCACGTCCGAGATCCGGAGCCTCGGCGAACGGGTCTACGTCAACGCCGAGGACCGCAGGAACTTCCTGCTGAAGCTGCGGGAAGAAGGCAGGGTCGAGGGCATGCGGCTCAAGCTGCGCCGCCGGGACGGCGTGGAATTCTGGGTCGAGGACAGCGCGCACTACGCCCGCTCCCGCACCGGGGAAACCATCATCGAAGGCATGGTCCAGGACATCTCCGCGCGCATGGAGCGCGAGCGGGCAGAGCAGGAACGCCGGGCCGCCGAGGCCGCCTCCCAGGCCAAGAGCGAATTTCTGGCCAACATGAGCCACGAGATCCGCACCCCGCTGAACGCGGTCATGGGCCTTACCGACCTGCTCATGCGCACCGAGGGCACGCCCCGGCAGATGGACTATTTCCGCAAGATCAAAAGCTCGTCGCAAACCCTGCTCTCGGTCATCAACGACATTCTCGACTTTTCCAAGATCGAGGCCGGACGCCTGGAACTGGAGGAGGTCCGCTTCTCCCTTTACGAGGTCATGGCCAACATCTCGGAAATGTTCTCCCACAAGGCCCACGAACACGACGTGGAGCTGCTCGTGTCCATTGCCGAGGGCACGCCCTGCGCCCTGGTGGGCGATCCCGTGCGGCTCGGCCAGGTGCTCATCAACCTCACGGGCAACGCCCTGAAGTTCACGAAGCAGGGCGAGGTGCTCGTGGAGGTGCGGCCGGCCGAGCTTCCGGCGGACGCCTCCGGCGAGTCGCTCGCCGCCCTGGAATTCGCCGTGCGCGACACGGGCATCGGCATCGCCCCGGACCGACTGGACACCATCTTCGACTCCTTCACCCAGGCGGACAGCTCCACCACCCGCAAGTTCGGCGGCACCGGCCTGGGGCTGAGCATCTGCAAGCAGATCACAAGGCTCATGGGCGGCTCGATCCGCGCGGAGAGCCGGGGCGAGGGCACGGGCTCCAGCTTCGTGTTCACCGCCGTGTTCCGCACCCAGCCCAGCGAAAACGAGATCAAGCACCTGCCCCCCAAGGATCTGCGCGGGCTGCGCGTGCTCATCGTGGACGACAACAGCACGGCGCGCGGCATCCTCGCCGCGGCGGTCAATTCCTTCCACATGGAGGCCCACACCGCGGATTCCGGCCAGAAAGGCCTGGAAATGATGGCCGCGGCCGATCCGCCCTACGATCTGGTTCTCCTGGACTGGAAGATGCCCGAGCTCAACGGCCTGGAAACGGCCAAGCGCATCAAGCGCGACCTCAAGCTGGACAAGACCCCCATCGTCTGCATGGTCTCGGCCTACGGACGGGAAGACCTCATCCAGCAGGCGGAAAAATCCTTCCTGGACGCGTTCCTGCACAAGCCCGTGAACCAGTCCTTCCTCTTCGACACGATCATGGAGCTGTTCGGCCGCAACGCCTATACCGTCTCCGGAGGTCAGCCGATCCAGGCGGACGAGCTGAAACCCGCCGAGCATCTGGCCGGGGCCGACGTTCTGCTGGTCGAGGACAACGAGATCAACCGGGAAGTGGCCGGGGAATGGCTGCGGACCGCGCGGATGCGGGTGCGCATCGCGGAGAACGGACTGCGCGCGCTGGAGGCGCTCGCGCCCGACGCAGGCCCCCTGCCCGACGTGGTGCTCATGGACATCCAGATGCCGGAGCTGGACGGACTGGAGGCCACCCGGCGGCTGCGCCGGGATCCCCGCCTCGCGAAGCTTCCGATCATCGCCATGACCGCCCATGCCCTCAAGGGCGACCGGGAACGCTGCCTGGAAGCGGGCATGAACGATTACGTGACCAAGCCCATCGACCCGCGCCAACTGTTCACCGCCCTGGCCAACTGGGTCGAGGAGAAGGACCGGACCCCGGCGGAACCGCCTTGCGACCCGGAACAGGCAGACGCGACCTGCGTCCCTTCCCTGCCCGACGCCCTGCCAGGCATCGCCCTGCAGGACGGCCTCTTCCGCGCCAACAACAACGTGGCGCTCTACCGCAAGCTGCTGCGCACCTTCCTGCGGGACTTCAGCGGAACGCAGGACCGAATGCGCGCCCTGCTCGCCCGGAGCGATGCGGACGAAGCCCGGCTCCTGGCCCATTCCATCAAGGGCGTGGCCGGAAACATCGGCGCGGCCAACCTCTCGGCCCTGGCCGCCGAAGTCGAAACCGCGCTGAAGTCCCATGCGCTGGAAACGGATTCGCAGTTATGGGATGATTTCACCGAATCCCTGGAGCAGGTTCTCTCCGGACTGCGCGAGGCCGCCCTCGACACCGTCCCCGCTCCGGGCGGCGCGGACGCGGCCGTGGACGTGGATAGGGATTCGCTGCTCGCCGAGCTGGAGAAAATCGAGCCCCTGCTGGACGACGACCTGGACGAGGCCCGCAACGCGCTGGAGCGGCTGAGCGCCTCCCTGGGTGCGGCAGCGGGCGCGGAACTCCGCGACAACCTGCTGGAACAGATCGACAACTTTGAAATCGACGAAGCCCTTGAGACCGTCAAAGCCATCCGCGCCGTGCTGGCCGGATGA
- a CDS encoding GGDEF domain-containing response regulator has protein sequence MSNQDTRQKILIVDDNKQNIELLMDLFRDEYKIAAATNGERALKIAFSSQPPDIILTDILMPGMDGYELCNKLKEHEQTRSIPVMFVTAVSEVMDETRGFALGAVDYITKPFHPPMVKARVGVHLNLKRKQELLEEYAFIDALTEIPNRRRFDEVAEKEWQRALRSSQHLSLILLDIDHFKLFNDTYGHGEGDETLRAVAKAIQKALRRAGDFVARYGGEEFAAILPYADAEEALHCAGEILEAVKALDITHAASPVADKLTVSLGLCSTRPSVEGSLEAMLAEADKALYLAKNQGRNCFRCAQI, from the coding sequence ATGAGCAACCAGGATACGCGCCAAAAAATTCTCATCGTGGACGACAACAAGCAGAACATCGAGCTGCTCATGGACCTCTTCCGCGACGAATACAAGATCGCCGCGGCCACGAACGGCGAGCGGGCCTTGAAGATCGCCTTCTCGTCCCAGCCGCCGGACATCATCCTCACGGACATCCTCATGCCCGGCATGGACGGCTACGAACTCTGCAACAAGCTCAAGGAGCACGAGCAGACGCGCAGCATTCCCGTGATGTTCGTCACTGCGGTTTCCGAGGTCATGGACGAGACAAGGGGCTTCGCCCTGGGCGCGGTGGACTACATCACCAAGCCTTTCCACCCGCCCATGGTCAAGGCGCGCGTGGGCGTGCACCTGAACCTCAAGCGCAAGCAGGAACTCCTGGAGGAATACGCCTTCATCGACGCGCTGACCGAGATTCCCAACCGCCGCCGCTTCGACGAGGTGGCCGAAAAGGAATGGCAGCGCGCGCTGCGCTCCAGCCAGCACCTTTCCCTGATCCTGCTGGACATCGACCATTTCAAGCTCTTCAACGACACCTACGGGCACGGCGAAGGGGACGAAACCCTGCGGGCCGTAGCCAAGGCGATCCAGAAGGCGCTGCGCCGGGCCGGCGATTTCGTGGCCCGCTACGGCGGCGAGGAATTCGCGGCCATCCTGCCCTATGCGGACGCCGAGGAGGCCCTGCACTGCGCCGGGGAAATCCTGGAAGCCGTAAAGGCCCTGGACATAACTCACGCGGCCTCGCCCGTGGCGGACAAGCTGACCGTGAGCCTGGGCCTCTGCTCCACCCGGCCCAGCGTTGAAGGAAGCCTGGAAGCCATGCTGGCCGAGGCGGACAAGGCTCTCTATCTGGCCAAGAACCAGGGACGGAACTGCTTCCGCTGCGCCCAGATCTGA
- a CDS encoding alanyl-tRNA editing protein, producing MAKIYDERMHTAEHVLNQAMVRTFGCGRCFSAHINKKKSKCDYRFERPITDAEAAALEALVNEQLARDLPVREELLSRERAAREFDLSRLPEEAGDEVRIVRVGDFDACPCIGPHAASTAELGQMRIISHDFENGVLRLRFKLDAS from the coding sequence ATGGCGAAAATCTACGACGAACGCATGCACACCGCCGAGCACGTGCTCAACCAGGCCATGGTCCGCACCTTCGGCTGCGGGCGCTGCTTCTCCGCGCACATCAACAAAAAGAAATCCAAGTGCGACTATCGGTTCGAGCGCCCGATCACGGACGCCGAGGCCGCTGCCCTGGAAGCGCTGGTCAACGAGCAGCTGGCGCGCGACCTCCCGGTGCGCGAGGAACTGCTCAGCCGCGAGCGGGCCGCCAGGGAGTTCGATCTTTCCCGCCTTCCCGAAGAGGCCGGGGACGAGGTGCGCATCGTGCGCGTCGGCGACTTCGACGCCTGCCCCTGCATCGGACCCCACGCCGCGTCCACGGCCGAGCTGGGTCAGATGCGGATCATTTCCCACGACTTCGAAAACGGAGTGCTCCGGCTGCGGTTCAAGCTCGACGCTTCCTGA
- the nhaA gene encoding Na+/H+ antiporter NhaA: protein MKNSSHNGLREPIDLLLTPFQRFARLEAGGGILLLVAALAAMFWANSSWSDTYFKIWQTPLGVGLGDWSLTKPLSLWINDGLMAVFFFVVGLEIKREMLVGEFADPRNALLPIAAAIGGMAVPALFYLLLNPSGEAAAGWGVPMATDIAFALAVVALLGKRVPQQLKVVLTAVAIVDDIGAIMVIALFYTAAIDWTMLLVGLGMLAVMFGMNRAGLRHPLPYVLVGALVWFGLLKSGVHATVAGVLTAFAIPARPRLDCVAFTNSARAQLERFSAARPGDCTRELTREQQHALGDLQSIIHDAHQPLLELEHALHPWVSFLILPIFALANAGVPLGGDVSGALLHPVSLGIVLGLVAGKPLGVLAASWIVLVLGLARPPEGVGLAHLAGAGCLAGIGFTMSIFVAGLAFADGSTLEGVSKFGVLSASAISGLIGWSWLRFVASRRK, encoded by the coding sequence ATGAAGAACTCTTCGCACAACGGGCTGCGCGAGCCCATCGATCTGCTGCTCACGCCCTTTCAGCGGTTTGCCCGGCTGGAAGCGGGGGGCGGCATTCTGCTGCTGGTCGCGGCCCTGGCGGCCATGTTCTGGGCCAACTCGTCCTGGTCCGACACCTATTTCAAAATCTGGCAGACCCCGCTGGGCGTGGGCCTGGGCGATTGGTCCCTGACCAAGCCCTTGTCGCTCTGGATCAATGACGGGCTCATGGCCGTGTTCTTTTTCGTGGTCGGCCTGGAGATCAAGCGGGAGATGCTCGTGGGCGAGTTCGCGGACCCGCGCAACGCGCTTTTGCCCATTGCCGCGGCAATTGGCGGCATGGCCGTGCCCGCGCTGTTCTACCTGCTGCTGAACCCTTCGGGCGAGGCTGCCGCGGGCTGGGGCGTGCCCATGGCCACGGACATCGCCTTTGCCCTGGCCGTTGTCGCCCTGCTCGGCAAGCGGGTGCCGCAGCAGCTCAAAGTCGTGCTCACCGCCGTGGCCATCGTGGACGACATCGGCGCGATTATGGTCATCGCCCTGTTTTACACGGCCGCCATCGACTGGACCATGCTCCTGGTCGGGCTGGGCATGCTCGCGGTCATGTTCGGCATGAACCGGGCCGGGCTCCGCCATCCGTTGCCGTATGTCTTGGTGGGGGCGCTGGTCTGGTTCGGTCTGCTCAAATCCGGGGTGCACGCCACCGTGGCAGGCGTGCTCACGGCCTTCGCCATTCCGGCGCGGCCGCGCCTGGACTGCGTCGCGTTCACGAACTCCGCCCGCGCGCAGCTCGAAAGGTTTTCCGCAGCCCGGCCGGGAGATTGCACCCGGGAGCTGACCCGGGAACAGCAGCACGCCCTGGGCGACCTGCAAAGCATCATCCACGACGCGCACCAGCCCCTGCTGGAACTGGAGCACGCCCTGCATCCCTGGGTTTCGTTCCTGATCCTGCCGATTTTCGCCCTGGCCAACGCCGGAGTGCCGCTGGGCGGGGACGTTTCCGGCGCGCTGCTCCATCCTGTCAGCCTCGGCATCGTTCTCGGACTCGTGGCGGGCAAACCCCTGGGGGTGCTGGCAGCCTCCTGGATCGTGCTGGTCCTCGGACTGGCGCGGCCTCCCGAAGGCGTTGGCCTCGCGCATCTCGCGGGCGCGGGCTGCCTGGCGGGCATCGGGTTCACCATGTCCATTTTCGTGGCCGGGCTGGCTTTTGCCGACGGCTCGACCCTGGAAGGGGTCTCCAAGTTCGGGGTGCTGTCCGCGTCCGCCATATCGGGACTGATCGGCTGGTCCTGGCTGCGTTTCGTTGCTTCCCGGCGCAAGTGA
- a CDS encoding amino acid ABC transporter ATP-binding protein, which produces MIEIKNLHKSFGSLEVLKGIDLSIRKGEVVCIIGPSGSGKSTVLRCINKLEVPTSGTVIVDGHDIMDPATDINYVRTEAGMVFQQFNLFPHMSVLENVTLGPIKVRGLKRADANKLGLELLDKVGLADKPKAYPEQLSGGQKQRVAIARSLALQPKAMLFDEPTSALDPELVGEVLEVMKQLAQEGMTMIVVTHEMNFAREVADRVIFIDQGVIQEQNEPREFFANPSNPRLRDFLGKVQLAC; this is translated from the coding sequence ATGATCGAAATCAAGAACCTGCACAAGAGCTTCGGCTCGCTGGAAGTCCTCAAGGGCATCGACCTGAGCATCCGCAAGGGCGAGGTGGTCTGCATCATCGGCCCTTCCGGCTCCGGAAAGTCCACGGTCCTGCGCTGCATCAACAAGCTGGAGGTGCCCACTTCCGGAACGGTCATCGTGGACGGACACGACATCATGGACCCGGCGACGGACATCAACTACGTCCGCACCGAGGCGGGCATGGTCTTCCAGCAGTTCAACCTCTTTCCCCACATGAGCGTGCTTGAAAACGTCACCCTCGGCCCCATCAAGGTCCGGGGACTGAAACGCGCCGACGCGAACAAGCTCGGCCTGGAACTGCTGGACAAGGTCGGCCTTGCGGACAAGCCCAAGGCCTACCCGGAGCAGCTTTCCGGCGGCCAGAAGCAGCGCGTGGCCATTGCGCGCTCCCTCGCGCTCCAGCCCAAGGCCATGCTCTTCGACGAACCCACCAGCGCCCTCGACCCGGAACTGGTCGGCGAGGTGCTCGAGGTCATGAAGCAGCTCGCCCAGGAGGGCATGACCATGATCGTGGTCACCCACGAGATGAACTTCGCGCGGGAAGTCGCGGACAGGGTCATCTTCATCGACCAGGGCGTGATTCAGGAGCAGAACGAGCCCAGGGAGTTCTTCGCCAATCCTTCGAACCCCCGTCTGCGGGATTTCCTCGGCAAGGTCCAGCTCGCCTGCTGA
- a CDS encoding MarR family winged helix-turn-helix transcriptional regulator, with protein MTTDDASPESSPSCTATRLLDCCLFFTANALARTITRLGEQKFAPVGMTPSYAFLLMLAVERPGISQKELAEELHLAPSTVSRFVEGLVRRGLLARTGEGRNVLLTATGEGEALIPEIRKAWQALHREYSEVLGESPGRELTRLTAEACRALEERD; from the coding sequence ATGACCACCGACGACGCCTCCCCAGAATCCTCCCCTTCCTGCACGGCCACCCGGCTTCTGGACTGCTGCCTCTTTTTCACGGCCAATGCCCTGGCCCGGACCATCACCAGGCTGGGCGAGCAGAAGTTCGCCCCGGTGGGCATGACCCCTTCATATGCCTTCCTGCTCATGCTCGCCGTGGAGCGGCCCGGCATTTCCCAGAAAGAACTGGCCGAGGAACTGCACCTGGCTCCGTCCACGGTCTCCCGCTTCGTGGAGGGCCTTGTCCGAAGGGGGCTCCTGGCCAGGACCGGAGAAGGCCGAAACGTCCTGCTCACGGCCACGGGAGAAGGGGAAGCGTTGATCCCGGAGATCCGCAAGGCATGGCAGGCCCTGCACCGGGAATACAGCGAGGTGCTTGGCGAGTCTCCGGGCCGCGAGCTGACCAGGCTGACTGCCGAAGCCTGCCGGGCGCTGGAAGAGCGCGATTGA
- the glnH gene encoding glutamine ABC transporter substrate-binding protein GlnH: MKRIVTLLLAAALVVSAATAFAGKLVVATDTNFPPFEFKDPASGKHTGFDVELWDAIAKEIGAEYDLQPMDFNGIIPGLQSSQIDVGIAGMTIKPERAEVVDFSDPYYNAGLLVLVKADNDAVNGIEDLKGKVVSTKTGTTSEDFVKANAQAADIKLFPNNDAMFMELLSGGADAVVFDSPVIADFMNKAGKGQVKVVGPLYQGQSYGIAFPKGSTEMVAKVNAALAKLKENGTYRALYLKWFQTEPK, encoded by the coding sequence ATGAAACGCATCGTGACCCTGCTGCTGGCCGCCGCCCTGGTCGTCAGCGCCGCCACCGCCTTTGCGGGCAAGCTCGTCGTCGCCACCGACACCAACTTCCCCCCCTTCGAGTTCAAAGACCCGGCCAGCGGCAAGCACACCGGCTTCGACGTGGAGCTCTGGGACGCCATCGCCAAGGAGATCGGCGCGGAGTACGACCTCCAGCCCATGGACTTCAACGGCATCATCCCCGGCCTCCAGTCCAGCCAGATCGACGTGGGCATCGCGGGCATGACCATCAAGCCCGAGCGCGCCGAAGTCGTGGATTTCTCCGACCCCTACTACAACGCGGGCCTGCTCGTGCTCGTCAAGGCTGACAACGATGCCGTGAACGGCATCGAAGACCTCAAGGGCAAGGTCGTCTCCACCAAGACCGGCACCACCTCCGAGGACTTCGTCAAGGCCAACGCCCAGGCCGCCGACATCAAGCTCTTCCCCAACAACGACGCCATGTTCATGGAGCTGCTTTCCGGCGGCGCCGACGCCGTGGTCTTCGACTCCCCGGTCATCGCCGACTTCATGAACAAGGCCGGCAAGGGCCAGGTCAAGGTCGTGGGCCCGCTCTACCAGGGCCAGTCCTACGGCATCGCCTTCCCCAAGGGCAGCACTGAGATGGTCGCCAAGGTCAACGCCGCGCTGGCCAAGCTGAAGGAAAACGGCACCTACCGCGCCCTGTACCTGAAGTGGTTCCAGACCGAACCCAAGTAG